One stretch of Monomorium pharaonis isolate MP-MQ-018 chromosome 10, ASM1337386v2, whole genome shotgun sequence DNA includes these proteins:
- the LOC105831884 gene encoding uncharacterized protein LOC105831884 gives MEMTSAGFDLAWSELKSRYDNRRVLLASHTRAFLGSPAVTKPSPAELKRLSSSVMQVRRSFESLGRPVAYWDNWFVHVVVEKMDPSSRLFWEASLKTTTDFPTLTQLQEFLQTRIRSLEATNVKASPQPAASGKPEKKKVSAFATSTAGKSANRCSLCQGNHLFNYCPRFKALSVPQRRDHAKKQGACSNCLKLKYAVSDCPSDLRCLRCGDKHHTLLHIPDASAGDADSAAKEKDAGSGAVASSSSAVTANVAVLTSQFGGQVLLSTAQLICSDTEGREITVRALLDSGSGASFVTDRVAQRLCLPRRRVRVPMSGIQGQTSSVATQSVALTIGSRDRSARLHLPSALVLPRLTSLLPARRGQRHPWPHIAGLTLADPDYDRPAPVDAILGADVYGALLREGLRGAPSAQATGLGWVLMGQASTSSEVRNRSGVSSFYLSASWAEVDRALQRFWQLEELPKEPAASPENLHCENQFAATHARDSQGRYLVRLPRRNDPGVCLGYNRGEALGMLTSLERRLTRNPTLREQYVSFMAEYQLLGHMAVIPASEIHRPGVYYLPHHVVFKGSDLTSKIRVVFNTSSRTATGYSLNDLLLSEPKLQSELWAILSRWRLFRFVFTTDIVKMFRQILVHLEDTDLQRILWRADPFREVQDFRLLTVVYGTASAPYLALWTLLQLAEDEGSIFPLGAEALRSHSYVDDILAGGHTLKEAMETRRQTEAILAAGRFDLSKWAANIPELCPVEKSNDKLFYDRDRISTLGVLWSPPDDSFALRVVSTLNSGVCTKRTVLSDVARFFDPLGWAAPVLIFGKVFIQDLWMAGLSWDDPLPDHLRTAWTTFAQTLPQLNQLRIPRHVGFLGPGNVVKLHGFSDTSRRVYAATVYLRCADAAGGFTVRLLVAKTKVAPIKQPSIPRLELCGTVLLARLVRATVRALNMEDVPTYAWTDTTAALAWIRSHPARWKPFVAHRVAEVQDLVPPTRWRYVPTRDNPADAATGGISPATLADLHLWWTGPPWLSHSEYSAPEPGHVDCGPEEEEIGPRATFVARPEPRNDVLHRYSSFARLLWVSAFCLRFLDNARHPWGRRTGFLTAEELSLARRRWVRIAQAEDFSEEIARFRNKRQCPAGSPLLPLRPVLDSDGLLRVGGRLQQALLPFAEKHPLILARDSYLSLLLMREAHANSLHGGPHLTRSLLLRQYWILRANSLVRSVIHACLRCARFWGVAAEQQMGQLPAERTRPSRPFSVAGVDYAGPVPLRTSKGRGHKSIKGYICLFVCLSSKALHLKAVSDLSSASFLAAFRRFVSRRGPCQRLLSDNGTNFRGADKELRSMFRAASAFYKECASRLANDGTEWAFIPPEAPHFGGLWEAGVKTVKYHLRRVVGDACLTFEEMTTLAQIEACLNSRPLYAPSNNSSDLVAITPGHLLVGEPLTALPEPGSAEQSSGRFATRWALTTAMRDHFWRRWSSEYVHHLQQLKRWRRPAPNLSVDDLVLLKSELLPPTKWALARVVALHPGPDGLVRVATIKTATSTLKRPITKLVPLPVGEDAPRD, from the coding sequence ATGGAGATGACCTCCGCTGGATTCGACCTGGCGTGGTCCGAGCTGAAGTCGCGGTACGATAATCGGCGAGTCTTGCTCGCCTCTCACACGCGCGCTTTCCTCGGCAGTCCGGCGGTCACAAAACCGTCCCCGGCGGAGCTCAAGCGATTAAGCAGTTCGGTGATGCAGGTCAGAAGATCGTTCGAGTCCCTAGGACGCCCGGTCGCTTACTGGGACAATTGGTTCGTTCACGTCGTTGTTGAGAAAATGGACCCATCATCGCGCCTCTTCTGGGAGGCCTCTCTGAAGACCACTACGGACTTCCCGACTCTCACGCAACTGCAGGAGTTTCTGCAGACGCGTATCCGATCCCTGGAGGCGACCAATGTCAAGGCCAGCCCGCAACCGGCTGCTTCAGGTAAACCAGAGAAGAAAAAGGTGAGCGCATTTGCTACCTCGACTGCGGGCAAGTCAGCGAATCGCTGCAGCCTTTGTCAAGGCAACCACCTCTTCAATTATTGCCCGCGCTTCAAGGCGCTCTCGGTGCCGCAGCGACGGGACCACGCTAAGAAGCAGGGGGCATGCTCTAACTGCCTTAAGCTGAAGTACGCAGTGAGCGACTGTCCGTCTGACCTCCGGTGCTTGCGCTGTGGTGACAAGCACCACACATTGTTACATATTCCAGATGCCTCCGCTGGCGACGCTGACTCTGCAGCCAAGGAAAAGGACGCTGGATCCGGTGCGGTGGCGTCTTCTAGTTCGGCGGTGACAGCCAACGTAGCGGTTCTCACCAGCCAGTTCGGGGGTCAGGTTTTACTCTCGACGGCGCAACTGATCTGCTCAGACACGGAGGGAAGAGAGATCACAGTTCGAGCCCTGCTGGACTCGGGATCGGGAGCCTCTTTCGTCACCGATCGGGTTGCGCAGCGGCTCTGTTTGCCGAGGAGGCGCGTACGCGTTCCAATGTCCGGCATACAGGGACAAACCTCCAGCGTGGCCACCCAATCGGTGGCGCTCACCATCGGGTCACGGGATCGCAGCGCGCGCCTGCATCTGCCGTCAGCATTGGTGCTGCCTCGTCTCACCTCGCTCCTCCCGGCGCGCAGAGGGCAGCGGCACCCTTGGCCGCACATAGCTGGGTTGACGCTCGCCGATCCGGACTATGACCGGCCCGCCCCGGTGGATGCTATTCTCGGTGCCGATGTGTACGGCGCCCTTCTTCGAGAGGGACTACGCGGCGCCCCTTCGGCCCAGGCTACAGGCCTGGGCTGGGTTCTCATGGGTCAAGCCTCTACTTCATCGGAAGTGCGCAATCGATCGGGCGTCTCTTCGTTCTACCTGTCCGCCTCCTGGGCCGAGGTGGATCGCGCTCTTCAGCGGTTCTGGCAGCTTGAGGAACTACCGAAGGAACCTGCTGCCTCGCCGGAAAATCTCCATTGCGAGAATCAGTTTGCCGCTACGCATGCCCGCGACTCGCAGGGCAGGTATTTAGTGCGGCTACCCAGACGCAACGATCCAGGCGTTTGTCTGGGCTACAACCGCGGGGAGGCTCTCGGCATGCTCACCAGTCTGGAGCGACGGCTGACACGCAACCCGACGCTGCGGGAGCAGTACGTGAGTTTTATGGCTGAGTACCAACTGCTCGGTCACATGGCAGTGATTCCGGCTTCGGAGATTCATCGACCCGGCGTCTACTATCTACCGCACCACGTAGTCTTTAAAGGATCGGACTTGACCAGCAAGATACGCGTGGTCTTCAACACGTCGTCCCGCACCGCCACTGGTTACTCGCTTAACGACTTGCTTCTTTCAGAACCAAAGTTGCAATCCGAGCTCTGGGCGATTCTGTCGCGCTGGCGCCTTTTCAGGTTCGTCTTTACGACGGACATCGTAAAGATGTTCCGTCAGATTTTGGTACACCTAGAGGACACGGACTTGCAGCGCATCCTGTGGCGAGCTGACCCCTTTCGGGAGGTGCAGGACTTCCGTCTCTTGACGGTCGTCTACGGCACCGCTTCGGCGCCGTATCTCGCGCTGTGGACTCTTCTGCAGCTGGCCGAGGATGAGGGATCCATATTCCCCCTCGGTGCAGAGGCCCTAAGGTCGCACTCCTACGTCGACGACATCCTGGCGGGTGGTCACACTCTCAAAGAAGCCATGGAGACGAGGCGTCAGACAGAAGCAATCCTTGCCGCTGGTCGATTCGACTTGAGCAAGTGGGCAGCCAACATACCCGAGCTGTGCCCTGTTGAGAAGTCCAACGACAAACTCTTCTATGACCGAGACAGGATCAGTACCCTGGGAGTTCTGTGGAGTCCTCCCGACGACAGCTTCGCCCTGCGGGTGGTCTCCACCTTAAACTCGGGCGTCTGCACTAAACGGACCGTTCTGTCGGACGTGGCTCGCTTCTTCGACCCTCTTGGCTGGGCCGCTCCAGTCCTGATCTTTGGTAAGGTTTTTATTCAGGATCTGTGGATGGCTGGACTTTCGTGGGACGACCCTCTGCCGGACCACTTGAGGACGGCGTGGACGACGTTCGCGCAAACTTTGCCTCAGTTGAACCAGCTGCGCATTCCGCGCCACGTGGGCTTTCTTGGGCCGGGAAACGTGGTCAAGCTGCACGGCTTCTCCGACACCTCTAGACGTGTCTACGCGGCGACGGTCTACTTGCGGTGTGCAGACGCGGCCGGTGGCTTCACGGTCAGACTCTTGGTCGCCAAAACCAAGGTGGCTCCGATCAAGCAGCCCTCGATACCGCGTCTGGAGCTGTGTGGGACAGTTTTACTGGCTCGACTTGTACGCGCCACTGTGCGGGCCCTAAACATGGAGGATGTCCCAACCTACGCCTGGACAGACACCACGGCAGCGCTGGCGTGGATTCGGTCCCATCCGGCACGCTGGAAACCTTTTGTCGCTCACCGAGTGGCTGAGGTGCAAGACCTCGTACCACCGACGCGGTGGAGATACGTGCCGACGAGGGACAACCCGGCTGACGCAGCAACGGGAGGCATATCCCCGGCGACGTTGGCGGACCTCCATCTTTGGTGGACTGGACCGCCCTGGCTCTCTCACTCGGAGTACTCTGCTCCCGAACCGGGTCATGTCGATTGTGGCCCTGAGGAGGAGGAAATCGGGCCGCGAGCGACGTTCGTCGCAAGGCCTGAACCTCGCAATGATGTACTTCATCGATATTCCAGTTTCGCGCGATTGCTTTGGGTCTCTGCTTTTTGCCTTAGGTTCCTTGACAATGCACGGCACCCTTGGGGTAGGCGGACAGGATTCCTCACAGCGGAGGAACTGAGCTTGGCTCGCAGACGGTGGGTGCGAATCGCTCAGGCCGAGGACTTTTCCGAGGAGATAGCCCGCTTCAGAAACAAGCGGCAGTGCCCGGCTGGGTCTCCCTTGCTGCCTCTCAGACCTGTCCTGGACTCGGATGGGCTGCTGCGCGTGGGTGGACGCCTCCAGCAAGCGCTCCTCCCTTTCGCTGAGAAGCACCCGCTCATCCTCGCCAGGGACAGCTACCTTTCACTCCTCCTGATGCGAGAAGCCCATGCAAATTCGCTCCACGGAGGTCCTCACTTGACCCGAAGTCTCCTTCTGAGGCAATACTGGATCCTGCGAGCAAACTCGCTGGTTCGGTCGGTCATCCACGCTTGCCTGCGTTGCGCCCGGTTTTGGGGCGTCGCAGCGGAGCAGCAGATGGGTCAATTGCCGGCTGAGCGCACGCGTCCCAGCCGCCCCTTCTCGGTCGCTGGTGTCGACTACGCTGGTCCTGTGCCCCTCCGCACCTCCAAGGGGCGCGGGCATAAGTCCATCAAGGGCTATATCTGTCTGTTTGTCTGTCTGTCGTCCAAAGCGCTCCACCTGAAGGCAGTGTCTGATCTTTCCTCTGCTTCTTTTCTAGCAGCCTTTCGAAGGTTCGTGTCCCGCAGAGGCCCCTGCCAGCGTCTCCTAAGCGACAATGGGACAAATTTCAGAGGCGCCGACAAGGAACTCCGAAGCATGTTCCGTGCAGCGTCTGCGTTCTACAAGGAGTGCGCATCTCGCCTTGCGAATGACGGCACGGAGTGGGCCTTTATTCCTCCTGAAGCTCCTCACTTCGGTGGACTTTGGGAGGCCGGCGTCAAGACGGTCAAGTACCACCTAAGACGAGTCGTCGGAGACGCCTGTCTCACCTTCGAAGAGATGACGACCTTGGCGCAGATCGAGGCATGCCTCAACTCCAGGCCGTTGTACGCGCCCAGCAACAACTCTTCGGACCTCGTAGCCATCACTCCAGGTCATCTTTTGGTCGGGGAACCCTTGACGGCCTTACCGGAACCCGGGTCTGCCGAACAGTCTTCTGGACGCTTTGCGACGCGCTGGGCGTTGACTACGGCCATGCGTGACCATTTCTGGCGCAGATGGTCGAGCGAGTACGTTCACCATCTGCAACAGCTAAAACGCTGGAGGCGACCGGCTCCTAATCTGTCTGTAGACGACCTGGTTCTTCTCAAAAGCGAGCTGCTGCCCCCGACGAAGTGGGCTCTCGCTCGTGTTGTAGCGCTCCATCCGGGGCCCGACGGTCTCGTCAGAGTCGCTACGATCAAGACCGCGACATCTACCCTAAAACGACCGATTACAAAGCTTGTCCCTCTGCCCGTGGGCGAGGACGCTCCTAGGGATTGA